TGTGGTGCAGGTTCGGCGCCCAGTAGTCGCCGCCCAGCGGCGCGCCCTCGGCGGCGACGCCGTGGCAGTGCTCGCAGTTCTGTTCGAACAGCGTGCGGCCGCGGGTTGCATCGCCGATGACGACCTGGGGGATCGCGGGGCCGCCCGGCGCCACCGCCGCGATGTAGGCCTCGATGTGCGCGATCGTCGCCGGCGGGAGCTGTACCCGGCGGTCGCCGATCTCGACGTTCGGATCGGCGGCCGGCATGCGCCCCGTCTGCAGCATGAAGTCGACGGTGGCCGCGCCGACGCCGACGAGCGGCGGCCCGCCGAGGCCGCCGTGGAGATCGGCACCGTGACACGACGAGCA
The Candidatus Sulfotelmatobacter sp. genome window above contains:
- a CDS encoding c-type cytochrome, with amino-acid sequence MTLLLAAILATATPAPDAAGALAYAQHCSSCHGADLHGGLGGPPLVGVGAATVDFMLQTGRMPAADPNVEIGDRRVQLPPATIAHIEAYIAAVAPGGPAIPQVVIGDATRGRTLFEQNCEHCHGVAAEGAPLGGDYWAPNLHHTSITQVAEAIRIGPDEMPPFTTQQLSDADLNDVAAYVFQLATDSNTPHVPAATSGPVPEGLIGWLAIAALSALAFAFSRETSPDS